Proteins from one Pithys albifrons albifrons isolate INPA30051 chromosome 2, PitAlb_v1, whole genome shotgun sequence genomic window:
- the CEP68 gene encoding centrosomal protein of 68 kDa, giving the protein MAVDVGKSLSEASLSRNAEDDGNWDCTEVEVDCPELTESLHRLSGAEEAQPSPQGMDVAMSRHSHLATGVTWRGSSCHSEMSSASAPGFPRARANLSEKGMLIYRGADGGDVPRGVSHWSLSSEEQQVKASDCWDPASSPPSRHSSAEENVLAGSCHDTHTGHQRQSLGAQSSFPSTPELLQPPTPPSPRSALRSRSALSLSALSLGDNGLSEEPSGGLPASMDVPSPGTSMATQDLWYRRGAAEGTATRAPLLDYHATMEHIREVSSDQADYWACAIPDSLPPSPDRRSPRWNPHKEYEDLLNYAYPVKPKYKLGRMPEPFLRDSGIGLDSFSASPEGTSRSTSILSRGGQAQGSRENGCWEFVASAERFSTPVPGKRGLSGAGLYYEPSPIAKASFASSAFSHPSRGFARGVSVESAGPSSPGHPAVDGRSWCSRGSPFPNLTGKAKSTDMFLPITGVLPLRREWEGDEEFLSLPPRLQELESLAHFLSNLSLTIRTPGHDHHNLPRHRQPLSSRPAPFGEMSGKDKRGNTEGYAGRWQPCRFQKPSWENTESCGWIHRDPLRGLHLPTGLRDTLDEMYQNEPQIQGHLKKSQQSESLVQCVKMFCCQLEELIRWLYDMADVTGSWVPPSRDAGSVTASLHRYLEFRKDVADHRSLTESVLERGEALLDCMASNSPALKDTLGLIAKQSEELESHAEHLYESILAAVGPMQGKDEVEDKEGAANSCSVGAASVRPGLC; this is encoded by the exons ATGGCTGTGGACGTGGGAAAATCCCTTTCTGAAGCCTCTCTGAGCAGGAATGCTGAGGATGATGGTAATTGGGACTGCACAGAGGTGGAGGTGGACTGCCCAGAGCTGACAGAGAGCCTGCACCGGCTTTCAGGGGCAGAggaagcccagcccagcccacaaGGGATGGATGTGGCAATGAGCAGACACAGTCACTTGGCCACTGGTGTTACTTGGAGAGGCTCCAGCTGCCACTCAGAAATGTCTTCAGCATCTGCacctggatttcccagagcaagAGCAAACCTCTCAGAGAAAGGGATGCTGATTTATAGAGGTGCTGATGGCGGTGATGTGCCTCGTGGTGTCAGCCACTGGTCCCTCTCCTCAGAAGAACAGCAG GTGAAGGCATCGGACTGTTGGGACCCGGcatccagccctcccagccgccacagctctgcagaggagaaCGTCCTTGCTGGCAGCTGCCACGACACCCACACTGGCCATCAGAGACAAAGTCTGGGAGCCCAGTCCTCGTTTCCCTccaccccagagctcctgcagcccccaacGCCCCCCAGCCCCCGGAGCGCCCTGCGGAGCCGCTCCGCATTGAGCCTTTCCGCTCTGTCTTTGGGAGACAACGGCCTCTCCGAGGAGCCATCGGGAGGTTTGCCAGCCAGCATGGATGTCCCTTCTCCTGGGACATCCATGGCCACCCAGGACCTGTGGTACCGACggggagcagcagaaggcacGGCCACGCGGGCGCCGCTGCTCGATTACCACGCCACCATGGAGCACATCCGGGAGGTCTCCTCCGACCAGGCTGATTACTGGGCCTGTGCCATCCCGGATTCACTGCCCCCGTCTCCGGACCGCCGCTCGCCCCGCTGGAACCCCCACAAGGAATATGAGGACTTGCTGAATTATGCTTATCCAGTGAAGCCAAAGTACAAGCTGGGAAGGATGCCGGAGCCTTTCCTCCGTGACTCGGGAATAGGCCTGGacagcttttctgcttctcctgagGGCACATCGAGGTCCACCAGCATCCTCAGCCGAGGTGGGCAGGCTCAGGGAAGCAGAGAAAATGGATGTTGGGAGTTCGTGGCCTCTGCAGAGAGGTTCTCCACCCCAGTGCCTGGAAAAAGAGGGCTTTCAGGAGCTGGATTGTACTATGAACCATCACCTATTGCCAAAGCGTCCTTTGCAAGTAGTGCTTTCTCTCATCCTTCCAGAGGTTTTGCTAGAGGTGTAAGCGTGGAGTCAGCTGGCCCAAGTTCACCTGGGCACCCTGCTGTGGATGGGAGAAGCTGGTGTTCCAGAGGGAGCCCTTTCCCAAACCTCACAGGGAAGGCAAAAAGCACTGATATGTTTTTACCTATCACAGGTGTGCTCCCCCTGAGGAGGGAGTGGGAGGGtgatgaagaatttctttccctGCCTCCGAGACTGCAAGAGCTGGAAAGTCTGGCTCATTTTTTGTCCAATCTTTCCTTAACTATAAGGACGCCTGGGCATGACCACCATAACCTGCCACGTCACAGGCAGCCCCTTTCATCCAGACCGGCTCCCTTTGGAGAAATGAGTGGCAAGGACAAAAGAGGGAATACTGAGGGTTATGCTGGACGGTGGCAACCCTGCAGGTTTCAAAAACCCAGCTgggaaaacacagaatcatGTGGCTGGATCCATAGGGATCCCCTCCGGGGGCTTCATTTACCAACTGGTCTCAGGGACACATTGGATGAGATGTACCAAAATGAACCACAGATCCAGGGGCATCTGAAGAAGAGCCAGCAGAGTGAGTCCCTTGTCCAGTGTGTTAAG ATGTTTTGCTGCCAGCTGGAGGAGCTGATCCGTTGGCTGTACGACATGGCGGATGTCACCGGCAGCTGGGTGCCCCCCTCGCGGGATGCCGGGAGCGTGACGGCGTCCCTGCACCGCTACCTG GAGTTCAGGAAGGACGTGGCTGACCATCGGAGCCTGACAGAGAGTGTGTTGGAGAGGGGAGAAGCTCTCCTGGACTGCATGGCATCAAATTCACCAG ctctgaAAGACACGCTGGGTTTGATTGCAAAACAGTCAGAAGAGCTTGAAAGCCACGCAGAGCACCTGTACGAGTCCATTCTTGCTGCTGTGGGTCCCATGCAGGGCAAGGACGAAGTGGAGGACAAGGAGGGTGCAGCAAACAGCTGCTCTGTAG gTGCTGCCTCTGTCAGACCTGGACTTTGTTAG